DNA from Aggregatimonas sangjinii:
ATTTGCTGAAAGTACGAAGGCTCGCTCCATTTCATGACCACCCGTGGTCCATTATCTTTAGGGACATAATTCTTATACTTCGTCAATATAAATTTGTCAAATTCGAATCCGTCTTCGCGCATACTGAACTGAATTTCGTGAACACCGCTTTCTGGGATGTCTAAATAAATCTCCTGTGGCACTCCACAGTGCACTTCCTTTGTTCGCTGCTTGCTTTCCCATCTCCATTCGTTTTTCCCTTGGCACCATTGCATTCTTTGGCCATGAACTGGCCAATCCCCATTCAGTCCAACATGTATTCCGTTATCCTCACCACCGGTGCTGAACGCCCTGACCCAAACATAATAGCGACCCGGGTCGTTAATCTTTAGCTTGTACTGGAGAATGGCCATTTTTCCAGGATCATTGGAGAAATTTTTACCATGAATCAAGGAATCGTCATGCGTAACCCGGGTGTCCGGTAGTATTTCCAGATAGGTATTATTGCTAGCACTGCTTGCATGGTTTTCATCCTCATCACGCCCGATAATCGGTGTTTCGTGACTAGTAGTCCTATACCATTGGCGTATTTCGGTTTTACTTTGTTTAAAATAATATTCCGCCTCTACCGCAACTTGGCCATTCTTTTCTTCAAAGATTACGTTTTGGCCAATAATAGGTTCCGTTAATTTAGGGTGCTGTGCCTTTGAACTCATGACGGATGCCATTAAGACCACTAGCAATAAGATTACTGATTTGAATTTCATTTTTTTGGGTATTTCGTTTGTCCTAAAAATGCACCCCGGAAAATCGTACGGACAAGTCCAATTTTCGAAATCAATCCTGACTACGAAGATCCGAAGTGGTATAAATCTTTACGTTTTTATACAGCGCACAGCGTGCGAACATATTTCTAAAACCAATTCGGCCCTCGCCTATCTTTTTTTCGTGGGAAATATTCCATGAAAAAATTTTAGCTCTCCCGTCACCATCCACTTTAAAGAAAAGATGATCTTTTGTTTTTATAGCGGTAATGCTATAGGTGACACCATCCTTAATAGTACCCACTTCATTATCGTATGAAGGGGTTATCATGGTTTCCTTAAAAGTTCGCTGTGCCGTAACCGGATATCTTCTGGCCCTAACATACTGACGCCTTTCTTCTTTCGAAAATGCGGCGTAGCTGATATGGAAGGCGTTCATATACCTAAAGTAGCTACTCATCTTTGGTACGGCCCGTAGTACTCTCCAGTCAAAGATATCCTTGGTAAAGGGATCATTCTCAATGCCTGTTGCCTGTATGTAGAGTATGTTCACGTATTGGTCCAATGTATCGGTTTTGGTATATTCATACGTGATTTTAACATCTCCCTCAAAGGATTTTTTCGTCCATAAAACGGCGTGGTGTGCATCATTACCTTTCTCTGGGCCCGCTTGCAAATGCATTCCGTCTTCGGTGGTATCGACGGTAGCTATCTCCCCGTCGAGAAACCAATGTTTCTGCCAATCTTCCGTTCCGGTATCTTCAAGTTGCGCCACCCAATTGTCATCGGTATTATTCACTTGAAATTTTTCTTCTAACGGTTCAACATCCTGCCCCTGAATAAAGAAGGGCAGTACAGCTAGTAGACTTAGTTGTAAAAAAAGTTTCTTCATGGCTTTAAAAAATCCTTACCCCATTTTTCACGCAATTCCTGCGCCAATTGGGCTACCTTTTCTTGGTACGCTTTTTTTTCGGCAAGGTTGTCTAACTCCAAGGGGTCTTTGGAGTGATCGAACAGCATCCTTTCGTACGCCTCTCCGTTATCATCTGTCCATTCCGTGTAGAACAGATTTCCCTTGATCAATGTCACGGCGTCTTTAAATTTACTTACCGCCCAATCCTTTTCACTTTGCTTGCCATCTAAAATGGAAACTAAACTCACACCCTCGACCGTTTCAGGTATTGCAATACCGGCAAGTTCGGTTAAGGTCGGATAGATATCGATATATTCCGTAATGGCATTGGTCTTTTGTCCGTTTGTCTTTCCGGGAACTTTGATGACCAATGGTGTTCTAAGTGCCGTTTCGAAAGTTACATGTTTACACCAAAGTTTGTGGTCCCCTAAATTCCAGCCGTGATCGCCCCACAGGATTACGATGGTATCTTCTGCCAAATTCAATTGTTCAAGCTCGTTCAGTACCAAGCCGATTTGCGCGTCAACATAACTCACACAAGCATAATAGCCATGAATGAGCTCTTTGGCCAAATCTACGGGTATATCGCCCTCTTTCGGAATATGCTCATAATTTCGTAGTTCGCCATAATTATGAAACGCCTTTTCTGGCGTAGATTTAGGCTGTACGTAGCTTTCGGGTAATTCAATCTTTTTCCTATCATAAAGATCCCAATACTTTTTTGGGGCACAAAAAGGAAGATGTGGTTTGGAAACGCCCATAGTGAGAAAAAATGGCTTACCGGAGCTTTTGAGTTCTCTCAGGTCTTTGATGACTTTTAAAGCCAATTTGCCGTCCCTATAAACAGAATCATGCACTTCAGCTGCTTCCATAGGCAGGCCGCGGAGGGTATTTCTACGTATCTCTTGGTTTTCTGGTAGGGCATAACCCCATAGTCCGTCGGCTTGCCAGATTTCGTCCCATGCCTTGGCGTCATCTTCTTTGTGGTGATAGATTTTTCCATTGGAAATTGTTCTGTACCCGTTCTGCTTTAGCAGCATCGGAAGTGAAACGGCATCCGGGTAGTCCTGGTCTTTTTTTGTTCTTGCATTTAGAAAACGATGTCTAGTTGGCCTTGCACCGGTAAGTATGCTGGCTCTTGAAGCACCACAAACGGGAACATTGCAGTAGGCGCGATCAAAAACTAAACTCTGTTTTGCCAGTTTATCCAGGTTCGGGGATTGGATATGGCTTGCCCCATAAAAATTTAACTCTGGACGCAAATCATCTACCGCGATGAATAAAATATTTGGCTTCCGCTGCTTTAAGGTCCTCTCATCCTCTACTTTCACTGATGAAAATAGCAAAATGGCCATCACATATAATCCGCCTCGAACAACTGTTTTAAAATAAAGAGAAAACCTCATTTCGTAATTTGAAATCATAAAGCTGATGGGTCGGTAAATTCTATTAGTCCGATTTTCTTAACAGCACCACCCAATCCTTGTCGTTATCGGTGGGTGCAACCCCGAGGGATACCGCTCCGTTTGCCTGTACCTCTTTGATGGAACCACTTTGCATAGCGCCACCGTTTCGAGGATCGTACCAATTTATGGTAAACACATTCCCACTATCGCCCAAATCAATGGAGGCTGTTTTTAATCCCATAGGAAGGAATACGGCATAGATTTCATCTTTTTTCGCAAAACAATACACATCGGGATTGTTTCCAACGACGCGTTCATCCATTGGCTCCATTTCCCAAAAGGGGATATGTTCTTTGAAGAAATTCAAAGCATACCTGTTTTGGTCCCAAAATAGGTCCCGACTTCTAAAATCCTCACAAGTAAGGTCGGAATGCGGGCTGTCATACCCGAAGTACCATTCTACCCCAAATCCTCCTGCCATCAATGTGCCCCACATGGCCCTGGAACGTGCCAAGTTATGCTCTGGGTCCTCGTCATCAGGAAGGAGTGCAATGTTTGCCTTGCCCGGTTCGTCGACCGACAGCGCCCATTTTTTGCCACTGGCATTCGATTTTTCGCGCCATTTGAGTACTCTAGGGTGTACATCCGAAAATTCCGCATCACTCAGTTGCAGGGATGCCCCTGTTAATGGAGATCGGTCGCCGATAAAATCTTCATAACGGCCATCCTTATTGGGAAAGGTATGCATGACCAAATGGTGGTCATAAGGGTCTAGTCGTTGTATATAATTTGCTACCTTCAATACTTCCTCTGTAGGTTGATCGTTTTCTTCCCCTACATTCCAATTTAAGGCAAGGTGGTGGCCAAAACGCGCGATAAGCTCTCGATAGTATAATTTCCCCTCCGGCCCGAAAACACCTTTGTCCATTAGATGATCGGTTTCCGTTTCATGCGTTTTAAAATGAAGGAACATCCCTAGCGATTCGGCATATTCGAAAATGCGTTCCCATTGGTCCAATTTGGATACATCCAATCTGGTTTTGTGAAAAAAGGTTTCCCAAGCTTCTTTGTTCTTTTTATCACTGGCATAGGTTTCATAGGCGGCAACGGGTTCTTTTAGGAGATAGGGAAAAATATTGCGATCGTCGCCATCTACATTGAAGGTCAAAAAGGAAAAAACGTTCAGTTCTTCAGAAGCCAAGTAATTTATGGCGCCCAACAAGTTTTTACCTTTGTTTTCTTGCCAAACAAAGGATTGTGCATCTTCATTAAAATCTTTGGCATGTGGTTCCCATTCTTTTAAAAAGCCTAAGGCATTGGTCGCTCCATCAAAATCGGCATAACCCAAAAGATTTTCAGGTGCATCTACCCCAAGTTTTATAAAATAGTCTTCGGTTTCCTCGAACTGAAGGTATGATTTCCCTACATAGTTCAAACGGCCTTTAGCCCTATTGTCCCTTCCAGATTTATCTGAATCGGCAATGCTGAAAACTCCCGAGTGGCCATCCATAAAACCAGCGGAAGCACTTTGCATGATATTTTCGGCAATGGCTACGGATGTTCCTTTTTTAAAAGATGCACTGTACGTCCACTCTCCAATGGCGTCAGGGGTGAACCGCACCTGCCATATATTGCCGGTCGTAGCACTAGATTCTGCGGCATTGCCATCGGCTGCATAGAATCCCGGTACCACATAGGATTTCCCGCCATTGCTAAAAGTAACGTCTAAACGGTAATCCATAAACGGATTTTCTGCCGCAAGTTCATCGGTCTCGGGACCTTCAAATGACAAGGTAACGCGATGCCATTTTTTCAGTTCGCCGTCAATGCTGACCTCGGCGGTTTTTTGGTTACACCCTGTAAGAATTGAGAATAGTACAGCTAAAAATAGGATGTTTTTTGTTTTCATATGGCTACATTAAAGTGTACTCGAAAGCTTATATAACTACCTGTTCAAGATTTAGATTGGGTATCGGGCAAGCCTTTGAAATTTCATGGTTTTTGCTTCTGAAGGGGTTGATTGCATATCACAAACTTACTTCCCAACCCTTGGCGTATTCCCTGCCCCATAACTCCATCGCTTTGGGATCCAACATTTTTCCGGATTGTGCATCTACATCAAAACCATTGCCGATACGATAAGCAACATTTCCATAGTGTACCAATGCCATACTGACCGATGCATCATCGATAGGGGCCTGAAGAGTTTCTTTGCCCCGAATGGTATTGAAGAAATTTTCTACATGCACCGTGGTCATACCACCGCCTCCACCTAGTACAACACCACCTTCTTTGTGTTTGGCGTTAACGGTTTTTACCAGATTACCGTCTCTATCATAAAGTTTATACAGGTTTCGGTCCACGAATA
Protein-coding regions in this window:
- a CDS encoding DUF1961 family protein; this translates as MKKLFLQLSLLAVLPFFIQGQDVEPLEEKFQVNNTDDNWVAQLEDTGTEDWQKHWFLDGEIATVDTTEDGMHLQAGPEKGNDAHHAVLWTKKSFEGDVKITYEYTKTDTLDQYVNILYIQATGIENDPFTKDIFDWRVLRAVPKMSSYFRYMNAFHISYAAFSKEERRQYVRARRYPVTAQRTFKETMITPSYDNEVGTIKDGVTYSITAIKTKDHLFFKVDGDGRAKIFSWNISHEKKIGEGRIGFRNMFARCALYKNVKIYTTSDLRSQD
- a CDS encoding sulfatase, whose product is MRFSLYFKTVVRGGLYVMAILLFSSVKVEDERTLKQRKPNILFIAVDDLRPELNFYGASHIQSPNLDKLAKQSLVFDRAYCNVPVCGASRASILTGARPTRHRFLNARTKKDQDYPDAVSLPMLLKQNGYRTISNGKIYHHKEDDAKAWDEIWQADGLWGYALPENQEIRRNTLRGLPMEAAEVHDSVYRDGKLALKVIKDLRELKSSGKPFFLTMGVSKPHLPFCAPKKYWDLYDRKKIELPESYVQPKSTPEKAFHNYGELRNYEHIPKEGDIPVDLAKELIHGYYACVSYVDAQIGLVLNELEQLNLAEDTIVILWGDHGWNLGDHKLWCKHVTFETALRTPLVIKVPGKTNGQKTNAITEYIDIYPTLTELAGIAIPETVEGVSLVSILDGKQSEKDWAVSKFKDAVTLIKGNLFYTEWTDDNGEAYERMLFDHSKDPLELDNLAEKKAYQEKVAQLAQELREKWGKDFLKP
- a CDS encoding DUF5060 domain-containing protein; translated protein: MKTKNILFLAVLFSILTGCNQKTAEVSIDGELKKWHRVTLSFEGPETDELAAENPFMDYRLDVTFSNGGKSYVVPGFYAADGNAAESSATTGNIWQVRFTPDAIGEWTYSASFKKGTSVAIAENIMQSASAGFMDGHSGVFSIADSDKSGRDNRAKGRLNYVGKSYLQFEETEDYFIKLGVDAPENLLGYADFDGATNALGFLKEWEPHAKDFNEDAQSFVWQENKGKNLLGAINYLASEELNVFSFLTFNVDGDDRNIFPYLLKEPVAAYETYASDKKNKEAWETFFHKTRLDVSKLDQWERIFEYAESLGMFLHFKTHETETDHLMDKGVFGPEGKLYYRELIARFGHHLALNWNVGEENDQPTEEVLKVANYIQRLDPYDHHLVMHTFPNKDGRYEDFIGDRSPLTGASLQLSDAEFSDVHPRVLKWREKSNASGKKWALSVDEPGKANIALLPDDEDPEHNLARSRAMWGTLMAGGFGVEWYFGYDSPHSDLTCEDFRSRDLFWDQNRYALNFFKEHIPFWEMEPMDERVVGNNPDVYCFAKKDEIYAVFLPMGLKTASIDLGDSGNVFTINWYDPRNGGAMQSGSIKEVQANGAVSLGVAPTDNDKDWVVLLRKSD